From one Acidobacteriota bacterium genomic stretch:
- the speD gene encoding adenosylmethionine decarboxylase: MKPLGVHFLLDVAGAPFATLDDPVLVETLLVDAVRQMGAKVLGIHIHRLSPQGVSGVVVISESHLTIHTWPERGEAAVDLFTCGDAARARVAVGALAKALGAARSKVEERVRGVGDA; the protein is encoded by the coding sequence ATGAAGCCGCTCGGCGTGCATTTCCTCCTCGACGTCGCGGGCGCGCCGTTCGCGACGCTGGACGATCCCGTCCTCGTCGAGACGCTCCTCGTCGACGCCGTGAGGCAGATGGGCGCGAAGGTTCTCGGCATCCACATCCACCGCCTGAGCCCGCAGGGCGTGAGCGGCGTCGTCGTGATCTCCGAGTCGCACCTCACCATCCACACGTGGCCCGAGCGCGGCGAGGCCGCCGTGGACCTCTTCACGTGCGGCGACGCGGCCCGCGCGCGCGTCGCCGTCGGCGCGCTCGCGAAGGCGCTCGGCGCCGCGCGGTCGAAGGTCGAGGAGCGCGTGCGCGGCGTCGGGGACGCGTGA
- a CDS encoding acyl-CoA dehydrogenase: protein MNPLVDDRGLDFLLYEVHDAASLLAYPQFADHARETFDAYVGVCRRFARETLFPAYRVLDAEPPRFEGGRVTVHPLLHEIWPKLVEIGVVAASRPFDVGGAQLPLTVATAAHLYVMAGCCAVYSYAGLTTGAAHLVEAFGSAALKATYLAPLYEGRWTGTMALTEPQAGSSLSDVATRATPAGDHFLLSGSKIFISGGDHDLSENVVHLALARIDGAPAGIRGVSLFVVPKRRLENGSLAPNDVTTAGLVHKIGWRALPAAVLSFGEAGDCRGWLVGEPNQGVPYMFQMMNAARISVGADAVATASVAYHESLAYARTRPQGRPVGSRDPGKPQVPIVEHADVRRMLLRQKAIVEGGLSLILCVARLADVSEHAPEPAERERAQLLLDLLTPVAKSFPAEKGFESTSLAVQVHGGYGYTSEYLPEALWRDQKLNSIHEGTTGIQALDLLGRKAVAQNGAALAALGREVASACARAQKAGVAPDWIAAVRGTGERIGALTASLGKKGAGGDVEGMLRHAADYLELFSTFVVAWQWLLQAAVAREGIDAGRGPEAFYEGKLAAAQYWIRAELPKAAALATVCEENEDSYARMRSDWF from the coding sequence GGAGACGTTCGATGCGTACGTCGGCGTCTGCCGGCGCTTCGCGCGCGAGACGCTGTTCCCCGCGTACCGCGTGCTCGACGCCGAGCCGCCGCGCTTCGAGGGCGGGCGCGTCACGGTGCATCCACTCCTTCACGAAATCTGGCCGAAGCTCGTCGAGATCGGCGTCGTCGCGGCCTCGCGCCCGTTCGACGTCGGCGGCGCGCAGCTGCCGCTCACCGTCGCGACCGCGGCGCACCTCTACGTCATGGCGGGCTGCTGCGCCGTCTACAGCTACGCCGGCCTCACGACGGGCGCCGCGCATCTCGTCGAGGCGTTTGGGAGCGCGGCGCTCAAGGCGACGTATCTCGCGCCACTCTACGAAGGGCGCTGGACCGGGACGATGGCGCTCACGGAGCCGCAGGCGGGCTCGAGCCTGTCGGACGTCGCGACGCGCGCGACGCCGGCCGGCGACCACTTCCTCCTCTCGGGCTCCAAGATCTTCATCTCGGGCGGGGACCACGATCTTTCGGAGAACGTCGTCCACCTTGCGCTCGCCCGGATCGACGGCGCGCCCGCCGGGATCCGTGGCGTCAGCCTCTTCGTCGTCCCGAAGCGCCGCCTCGAGAACGGTTCCCTCGCCCCGAACGACGTCACGACGGCCGGGCTCGTCCACAAGATCGGCTGGAGAGCGCTTCCGGCGGCCGTCCTCTCCTTCGGCGAGGCCGGCGACTGCCGCGGCTGGCTCGTCGGAGAGCCGAACCAGGGCGTCCCCTACATGTTCCAGATGATGAACGCGGCGCGCATCTCGGTCGGCGCCGACGCCGTCGCGACGGCTTCCGTCGCCTACCACGAGAGCCTCGCGTACGCGCGGACGCGGCCGCAGGGCCGGCCCGTGGGCAGCCGCGATCCGGGCAAGCCGCAGGTCCCGATCGTCGAGCACGCGGACGTCCGGCGGATGCTCCTGCGTCAGAAGGCGATCGTGGAGGGCGGCCTCTCGCTCATCCTCTGCGTCGCGCGGCTCGCGGACGTGTCCGAGCACGCGCCGGAGCCGGCCGAACGCGAGCGCGCGCAGCTCCTCCTCGACCTCCTGACGCCGGTGGCGAAGAGCTTCCCGGCCGAGAAGGGCTTCGAGTCGACTTCCCTCGCCGTTCAGGTGCACGGCGGCTACGGGTACACGAGCGAGTACCTGCCCGAGGCGCTCTGGCGCGACCAGAAGCTCAACTCCATCCACGAGGGGACGACGGGGATCCAGGCGCTCGACCTCCTCGGCCGGAAGGCCGTCGCGCAGAACGGCGCCGCGCTCGCGGCCCTGGGCCGCGAGGTCGCGTCGGCGTGCGCGCGGGCGCAGAAGGCCGGCGTCGCGCCGGACTGGATCGCGGCCGTGCGCGGGACGGGCGAGAGGATCGGCGCACTCACGGCGTCTCTCGGGAAGAAGGGCGCGGGCGGGGACGTCGAAGGCATGCTCCGCCACGCGGCGGACTATCTCGAGCTCTTCTCCACGTTCGTCGTCGCGTGGCAGTGGCTGCTGCAGGCCGCCGTCGCGCGCGAGGGGATCGACGCGGGCCGCGGGCCGGAAGCGTTCTACGAGGGCAAGCTCGCGGCCGCGCAGTACTGGATCCGAGCCGAGCTCCCGAAGGCGGCCGCGCTCGCGACGGTCTGCGAGGAGAACGAGGACTCGTACGCGCGGATGCGGTCCGACTGGTTCTAG